In Gymnogyps californianus isolate 813 chromosome 1, ASM1813914v2, whole genome shotgun sequence, the following are encoded in one genomic region:
- the LOC127016252 gene encoding LOW QUALITY PROTEIN: uncharacterized protein LOC127016252 (The sequence of the model RefSeq protein was modified relative to this genomic sequence to represent the inferred CDS: inserted 1 base in 1 codon) gives MKEQKERNKWKSTVNPYYYHNGDVSGKSEARSVLASLPQTRLGQAGKDGRRQPEPRARNHQREPARKARTGGQGRQGTREGTAWRDPREQAVSSMSGAEEVCTVPEQEWAPEVTCSGXPSEGSEAKAKKSRSSRSSRAGLLFPVSRVDRQLRRGRFAERFGARAPVYLAAVLQWVTHKTMDVAGKISKKSKQQRISPSHLQTAMQKSSVLKQLLRGSMPRCRGRAVPKSQRVASSSKKKTTKSKKRCPWQRAAPARATAAVK, from the exons AtgaaggaacagaaggaaagaaataaatggaagagtACAGTCAATCCTTATTATTACCATAATGGTGACGTTTCTGGCAAGT CCGAAGCAAGGTCGGtcctggcctccctgccccagaCAAGGCTTGGCCAGGCCGGCAAGGACGGGCGCAGGCAACCCGAGCCCAGAGCCAGGAACCACCAGCGAGAGCCAGCAAGGAAAGCAAGGACAGGCGGGCAAGGGAGGCAGGGCACACGGGAAGGCACGGCGTGGAGAGACCCGCGGGAGCAAGCTGTGAGCAGCATGTCCGGAGCAGAGGAGGTCTGCACGGTGCCTGAGCAGGAGTGGGCGCCCGAAGTGACATGTTCTG GCCCCTCCGAAGGCAGCGAAGCGAAGGCCAAAAAGAGCCGCTCCTCCCGGTCCTCCCGGGCCGGGCTGCTGTTCCCTGTGAGCCGTGTAGACAGGCAGCTGCGCAGAGGCCGCTTTGCTGAGCGCTTTGGAGCCAGGGCCCCCGTCTATCTGGCTGCGGTGCTGCAGTGGGTGACGCACAAGACCATGGACGTGGCTGGCAAGATTTCCAAGAAGAGCAAGCAGCAGCGCATTTCTCCATCACACTTGCAGACGGCGATGCAAAAGAGCTCTGTGCTCAAGCAGCTCCTGCGAGGCAGCATGCCCAGGTGCCGCggcagggctgtccccaaaAGCCAGCGCGTGGCCTCATCCTCCAAAAAGAAGACGACCAAGAGTAAGAAGAGATGCCCCTGGCAAAGGGCTGCACCTGCCCgtgccactgctgctgtcaagtga
- the LOC127016405 gene encoding uncharacterized protein LOC127016405, translating into MKEQKERNKWKSTVNPYYYHNGDVSGKSEARSVLASLPQTRLGQAGKDGRRQPEPRARNHQREPARKARTGGQGRQGTREGTAWRDPREQAVSSMSGAEEVCTVPEQEWAPEVTCSGGPSEGSEAKAKKSRSSRSSRAGLLFPVSRVDRQLRRGRFAERFGARAPVYLAAVLQWVTHKTMDVAGKISKKSKQQRISPSHLQTAMQKSSVLKQLLRGSMPRCRGRAVPKSQRVASSSKKKTTKSKKRYPWQRAAPARATAAVK; encoded by the exons AtgaaggaacagaaggaaagaaataaatggaagagtACAGTCAATCCTTATTATTACCATAATGGTGACGTTTCTGGCAAGT CCGAAGCAAGGTCGGtcctggcctccctgccccagaCAAGGCTTGGCCAGGCCGGCAAGGACGGGCGCAGGCAACCCGAGCCCAGAGCCAGGAACCACCAGCGAGAGCCAGCAAGGAAAGCAAGGACAGGCGGGCAAGGGAGGCAGGGCACACGGGAAGGCACGGCGTGGAGAGACCCGCGGGAGCAAGCTGTGAGCAGCATGTCCGGAGCAGAGGAGGTCTGCACGGTGCCTGAGCAGGAGTGGGCGCCCGAAGTGACATGTTCTGGGGGCCCCTCCGAAGGCAGCGAAGCGAAGGCCAAAAAGAGCCGCTCCTCCCGGTCCTCCCGGGCCGGGCTGCTGTTCCCTGTGAGCCGCGTAGACAGGCAGCTGCGCAGAGGCCGCTTTGCTGAGCGCTTTGGAGCCAGGGCCCCCGTCTATCTGGCTGCGGTGCTGCAGTGGGTGACGCACAAGACCATGGACGTGGCTGGCAAGATTTCCAAGAAGAGCAAGCAGCAGCGCATTTCTCCATCACACTTGCAGACGGCGATGCAAAAGAGCTCTGTGCTCAAGCAGCTCCTGCGAGGCAGCATGCCCAGGTGCCGtggcagggctgtccccaaaAGCCAGCGCGTGGCCTCATCCTCCAAAAAGAAGACGACCAAGAGTAAGAAGAGATACCCCTGGCAAAGGGCTGCACCTGCCCgtgccactgctgctgtcaagtga
- the LOC127025800 gene encoding olfactory receptor 2A1/2A42-like, translating to MQNETTVTEFILLGFSSNPALQLCLFGLFSVLYFATLMGNALVFVLICLDYRLHSPMYFFLCHLSIVDICYASNNVPHMLRNLLGQGRTISFAGCGTQIHLYLIFALTECVLLAMMSYDRCVAICHPLRYAVIMNRRVCLTLATVSWAFGFVFGTLQASLALHLPFCGPCEVDHFFCEILAVLKLACTDTTANKVLIFAVCVCFLLFPLALILISYLHILATILRIRSVPGWHKTFSTCGSHLTVVGLFYGNAIFMYMGPGSNNSSGREKVLSLFYSLISPSLNPLIYSLRNKQVKEALLKLQRRKRVFHSM from the coding sequence ATGCAGAATGAAACAACTGTCACAGAATTCATCCTCCTGGGGTTCTCCAGCaacccagccctgcagctctgcctcttTGGCCTTTTCTCTGTCCTCTACTTTGCCACTCTGATGGGAAATGCACTTGTCTTTGTGCTTATCTGCCTGGACTACCGCCTCCACAgccccatgtacttcttcctctgccacctTTCCATTGTGGACATCTGTTACGCCTCCAACAATGTCCCCCATATGCTGAGGAACCTGCTTGGACAAGGCAGAACCATCTCCTTTGCTGGGTGTGGGACACAGATACATCTTTACTTAATCTTTGCACTTACAGAGTGCGTGCTGCTGGCCATGATGTCTTATGATCGCTGTGTGGCAATCTGCCATCCCCTCCGCTATGCCGTCATCATGAACCGGAGGGTATGCCTCACTCTTGCCACAGTTTCATGGGCTTTTGGGTTCGTGTTTGGTACATTACAAGCCTCTCTGGCTTTACACCTGCCGTTCTGTGGCCCCTGTGAGGTTGACCacttcttctgtgaaatccttGCTGTCTTAAAGCTGGCCTGCACTGACACTACTGCCAATAAAGTCCTGATCTTTGCTGTTTGCGtgtgcttcctcctcttccctttagCCTTAATCCTAATTTCCTACCTGCACATCCTGGCCACCATTCTGCGCATCCGCTCTGTGCCAGGATGGCACAAAACCTTCTCCACCTGTGGCTCCCACCTGACTGTGGTGGGTCTGTTTTATGGAAATGCCATCTTCATGTACATGGGGCCCGGGAGCAATAACTCATCTGGGAGGGAGAaagttctttcccttttctacaGTCTCATCAGCCCCAGTTTGAACCCCCTGATTTACAGTCTGAGGAACAAGCAGGTGAAGGAAGCCTTGCTGAagcttcagagaaggaaaagagtcTTTCATTCCATGTAG
- the LOC127016327 gene encoding olfactory receptor 10T2-like has product MMNETKVMEFILIGFSDFPELQIPLFVFFFLTYLVTLTGNVLLMTIIRLHHHLHIPMYFFLSILSFSETCYTFAVIPKMLVNLITEEKSISFTGCALQMFFFIGFGGTNCMLLTAMGYDRCVAICKPLHYKVLMNDRVCSQLVAFATVTGFTLSLIDTYFIFTLPFCGEKEINHFFCDMAPVIQAACTENNGIEIVIFIFCIVVVFGSFLLILLSYVLIFNTILKIPSTEGKHKAFSTCASHLTVVVVHFGCASIIYLRPKSVYSLEEDTLISVTYTVVTPLLNPVVYTLRNKDVHLALWKGLRRKLCTWMR; this is encoded by the coding sequence ATGATGAATGAAACCAAAGTGATGGAGTTCATCTTGATTGgattttcagattttccagAACTGCAGATTCcgttatttgtcttttttttcctgacttacCTGGTCACTCTCACTGGAAATGTCCTGCTAATGACAATTATCAGgcttcatcatcatcttcacaTCCccatgtatttcttcctttccattctctctttttcagaaaCTTGTTATACATTTGCTGTCATTCCCAAGATGCTGGTAAATttaataacagaagaaaagtcaATTTCTTTCACTGGATGTGCtcttcagatgtttttcttcattggcTTTGGAGGCACTAACTGTATGCTTCTAACAGCAATGGGGTATGACCGATGTGTGGCTATATGTAAACCTTTACATTACAAGGTCCTCATGAATGACAGAGTCTGTAGTCAGCTAGTGGCCTTTGCAACAGTGACTGGCTTTACCTTGTCCTTGATAGATACCTACTTTATATTCACATTGCCTTTCTgtggagagaaggaaattaatCACTTCTTCTGTGACATGGCTCCTGTCATTCAGGCAGcttgcacagaaaataatggaattgagatagtaatttttattttttgtattgtgGTTGTGTTTGGCTCATTCTTGTTGATTCTTCTCTCGTACGTTTTGATCTTCAACACCATTCTCAAGATCCCCTCTACTGAAGGGAAACATAAAGCCTTTTCCACTTGTGCCTCCCATCTCACTGTGGTTGTTGTGCACTTTGGGTGTGCCTCCATCATCTATTTAAGGCCCAAATCCGTCTATTCCCTAGAGGAGGACACTCTGATTTCTGTCACTTACACTGTGGTGACTCCCTTGCTGAACCCTGTGGTTTATACCCTGAGGAACAAGGATGTACACTTGGCGCTTTGGAAGGGCTTGAGAAGAAAATTGTGCACGTGGATGAGGTGA